The window AATCAACAGTGGGCCAAGGCCGTGACCGTGTACGCCGACCTGAACACGATCGACCCGTACAACGCTCGCTGGAACGAAAGGTTCAAGGACGCCGGCCGGCGTATTCGTCTGCTGGCGATGTACGGCCAAGCCCGGCTCGAAGAAGTGCAGAACGCCGAGCAGGCCCGCCGCGACGAGGTGACCGATCTGCTCGACGCGTTCAACGAAAAATGGGACGCCGAGCACGCCGAGCACGCCGAGCACGCCGAGCACGCCGAGCACGCCGAGGAAAGCGACGAGACCGAGCAAGTCGAAGAAGCCGAGGACGCTCCCGCCACGCAGCCGGCCGAGGATGTTGCGGGTGAAGAAGCGGCCGAGGATGAACCGGCCATCGAGGAGGACGAGAGCGAGTTCGGCACCGACTGGCGTGACACGCTCAAGGACGTCAACCGTTCCATGGTCGAGGAAGCCCTGGAGTTCGCTTACCAGCGTTACCGCCAAAACGTCAGCTACCGCGAACTGGTGCTCGGCGGCCTCGAAGGCATCGACGCGCTGCTCACGACCCTGGGCGTCGAGGAGTCGTTCCCGCGGATCAGCGACGCCGAGTCGCTTGAAACGCTACGCACCGCCGTGGGCATCGCGATGGAAAACGCGCGTACCCAGAACGTCGATCGCAACTTCGTCTGGCGCACCCTGCAACGGCTCGAAGACGTCAACGCCCGCTCGGTGGAGTTGCCGACCGAGGTCCTCCACGCCGAGTTTGCCGATGGCGCGTTCGGCGAACTCGACCAGTTCTCTTCCATGATCTGGCCCAGCGAGGTCGCCGAGTTCAACAAGAACACCCAGGGCAGCTTCTTCGGCGTGGGCATCTCCATCCGCACCAGCCCCGAGGGCGATCTCACCGTCGTCAGCCCGCTGGAAGACTCTCCGGCCTACGAGGCCGACATTCGTGCCGACGACATCATCACGCACATCGACGGCAAGCGTGCCAAGAACATCACCACCGCCCAAGCTGTCAAGACCATCACCGGCCCGCGCGGCACCGATGTCACGCTCACCATCAAGCGCGAAGCCGATGACGGCACTAAGTCCTTCGACGTCACGCTCACCCGTAGCAAGATCGACGTGAAAAGCATCAAGGGCTGGCGTCACCTGCCCGGCGGCGGTTGGGAATACCTCATCGACGACGAGCAGAAGATCGGCTATCTGCGGATCACCCAGTTCTCGGCCAGCACCACGCGAGACCTGCGTACCGCGCTCAAGCAGCTCGAGTCCGAAGGTGCCCGTG of the Planctomycetota bacterium genome contains:
- a CDS encoding S41 family peptidase; translation: QMRDWIHDFKAQREKFEDGRRKELEKQIARVRMLDEAGYLDYAVQFTGGASRLANDADEFRAEPWVDDMTRRAEALAEEYAANQQWAKAVTVYADLNTIDPYNARWNERFKDAGRRIRLLAMYGQARLEEVQNAEQARRDEVTDLLDAFNEKWDAEHAEHAEHAEHAEHAEESDETEQVEEAEDAPATQPAEDVAGEEAAEDEPAIEEDESEFGTDWRDTLKDVNRSMVEEALEFAYQRYRQNVSYRELVLGGLEGIDALLTTLGVEESFPRISDAESLETLRTAVGIAMENARTQNVDRNFVWRTLQRLEDVNARSVELPTEVLHAEFADGAFGELDQFSSMIWPSEVAEFNKNTQGSFFGVGISIRTSPEGDLTVVSPLEDSPAYEADIRADDIITHIDGKRAKNITTAQAVKTITGPRGTDVTLTIKREADDGTKSFDVTLTRSKIDVKSIKGWRHLPGGGWEYLIDDEQKIGYLRITQFSASTTRDLRTALKQLESEGARGVILDLRDNPGGLLSSAAEVADMFLDGGRIVSTRSDRDFREQAVLDARKQRSDIDLPMAVLINEMSASASEIVSGALRDRDRATVVGKRTFGKGSVQMLFPVGRGAARLKLTTSHYYLPDGESIHKDELDREWGVDPDLEIDMTVAQLIEAREARNDLDVLQKLDENTPDTRPIDELQQNLLDSDPQLSAALLVLRLQLVADENEVAVRE